In a single window of the Oscarella lobularis chromosome 2, ooOscLobu1.1, whole genome shotgun sequence genome:
- the LOC136183986 gene encoding uncharacterized protein, giving the protein MAADRSMGHMYGRMRGGIGHAREERDERCVRVDEQRIDRWGICMEGSEEGWDTQERRGMSDGGICMEGSEEGWDTQERRGMSDGIRGVMGHAREKRDERWVREGISSGSIDGTCYRGICMEGSEEEWDTQERRGMSGGGICMEGSEEGWDTQERRGMSDGGICMEGSEEGWDTQERRGMSDGGICMEGSEEEWDTQERRGMSGAYGHMYGRIRGGMGHAREERDERGICMEGSEEGWDTGICMEGSEEGWDTQERRGMSGGGICMEGSEEGWDTGIRMEGSEERWDTRGRRGMSDGGICMEGSEERWDTRGRRGGILGAWVWRNWGKGGRGMQRRVSDEGGGEQNNQVGGILRYGVEIPLGFYLNLVVGSQAEESVIEKEWRREGFGSVHLWLVKDVLLRKIGQHLQLEILHGKMECS; this is encoded by the exons ATGGCAGCGGATCGGTCGATG gGGCATATGTATGGAAGGATGAGAGGAGGAATAGGACacgcgagggaggagagggatgaGCGATGTGTGAGAGTGGATGAGCAGCGGATCGATCGGTG GGGCATATGTATGGAAGGATCAGAGGAGGGATGGGACACGCAAGAGAGGAGAGGGATGAGCGATGG GGGCATATGTATGGAAGGATCAGAGGAGGGATGGGACACGCAAGAGAGAAGAGGGATGAGCGATGG GATCAGAGGAGTGATGGGACACGCAAGAGAGAAGAGGGATGAGCGATGGGTGAGAGAAGGGATTAGCAgcggatcgatcgatggtaCGTGTTATag GGGCATATGTATGGAAGGATCAGAGGAGGAATGGGACACGCAAGAGAGGAGAGGGATGAGCGGTGG GGGCATATGTATGGAAGGATCAGAGGAGGGATGGGACACGCAAGAGAGGAGAGGGATGAGCGATGG GGGCATATGTATGGAAGGATCAGAGGAGGGATGGGACACGCAAGAGAGAAGAGGGATGAGCGATGG GGGCATATGTATGGAAGGATCAGAGGAGGAATGGGACACGCAAGAGAGGAGAGGGATGAGCG GGGCATAT GGGCATATGTATGGAAGGATCAGAGGAGGGATGGGACACGCAAGAGAGGAGAGGGATGAGCG GGGCATATGTATGGAAGGATCAGAGGAGGGATGGGACAC GGGCATATGTATGGAAGGATCAGAGGAGGGATGGGACACGCAAGAGAGGAGAGGGATGAGCGGTGG GGGCATATGTATGGAAGGATCAGAGGAGGGATGGGACAC AGGCATACGTATGGAGGGATCAGAGGAGAGATGGGACacgcgagggaggagagggatgaGCGATGG GGGCATATGTATGGAAGGATCAGAGGAGAGATGGGACacgcgagggaggagagGG ggTATTTTAGGGGCATGGGTATGGAGGAATTGGGGGAAGGGGGGAAGAGGCATGCAGAGGAGAGTGAGCGATGAAGGAGGGGGTGAACAGAACAATCAAGTGGGAGGAATTTTGAGGTATGGGGTTGAGATACCTTTGGGCTTTTATTTG AATTTGGTTGTGGGAAGTCAAGCGGAAGAGTCAGTCATAGAAAAAGAATGGAGGAGAGAAGGCTTTGGAAGCGTTCATTTGTG GCTGGTGAAGGATGTTCTCCTGCGTAAGATCGGGCAGCATTTGCAGTTGGAG